A region from the Nonlabens sp. YIK11 genome encodes:
- a CDS encoding DoxX family protein translates to MKYAYWIVTGLVSLILLASAGFYVFKNAQVSSEFVKLGFPTWVIYPLAFAKVAAVLVILFRKNRSLTEWAYAGLFFDILLAAIAHLTIADGGQWTAVVALFMLMTSYFLGKKVRPLG, encoded by the coding sequence ATGAAATATGCCTACTGGATCGTCACGGGACTTGTGAGCCTGATTCTATTAGCTTCCGCTGGATTTTATGTTTTTAAAAACGCTCAGGTTTCTTCAGAGTTTGTGAAGCTGGGTTTTCCCACTTGGGTCATTTATCCATTAGCCTTTGCAAAGGTTGCCGCTGTTTTGGTGATTCTTTTTAGAAAAAATAGATCATTAACGGAATGGGCTTATGCTGGATTATTCTTTGATATTCTACTCGCAGCCATTGCCCATTTGACCATTGCAGATGGTGGGCAATGGACCGCTGTTGTAGCACTATTCATGTTGATGACTTCTTATTTTCTGGGTAAGAAAGTG
- a CDS encoding LytTR family transcriptional regulator DNA-binding domain-containing protein, giving the protein MPEKLSLPLKVFLLFLASSLPMTLVGQDAKIESLKNDIRTHTQDSKAVLAYADQLIEMNDSLAKTEGYLAKGSVLLRFRDFERAISNYQLALSWSPEEPKLLKGRSYNGLAMAYMMSRDFEKTLEYAAQAEAFGKKINDDRTIVGSLSKKGSALLNLGRYEEAVETYIEAARIEEGFSPNGLENTYQSIAKAYERLQRPEMVLKWYHKSLSVARQKSNSPFLYGLSYNLANFHKNIGRLDSSQYYVEQLIDVDNIDPLRKKGSLLLLADINIEQGKLIEASKRIEEARQIDWRGKKDPTAINTLMIEQKLFREMGEFEKAEKILDNMKTESISQPVSTHLPLYLEYVELYQSWGKYKQAYEVFETYTRAKDSLKDLTDLAVIQNSLDAYDLEKKEASLKETMAQNERSRYTIIWLSIMGALIIIALLFVYMRYRKSKNKASQLEAQNAQIKASFKKLQEQLAKKQQDATAGSILVNSKQVVKLDQLEYVKSEGHYLDYFVSDNEKPITERNTLKDRITELETSGFLQVHRSFVINIEKVRSIQSGLVVMETGNQIPLSRTFKQRLKEEQHPLFA; this is encoded by the coding sequence ATGCCTGAAAAATTATCTCTACCATTGAAGGTCTTCCTTCTATTCCTCGCCAGTAGTCTACCAATGACCCTAGTGGGCCAAGATGCAAAAATAGAATCTCTCAAAAACGATATAAGAACCCATACGCAGGACAGCAAGGCGGTTCTAGCATATGCCGACCAACTTATCGAAATGAACGATAGCCTAGCTAAAACAGAAGGGTATCTCGCAAAAGGATCTGTTCTTTTGAGGTTTAGGGATTTTGAAAGGGCGATTTCTAACTACCAACTGGCCTTGTCGTGGTCACCTGAAGAACCGAAGTTATTGAAAGGTCGCTCGTATAACGGTCTCGCAATGGCTTATATGATGTCCAGGGATTTTGAAAAAACTCTTGAGTATGCCGCTCAGGCCGAAGCCTTTGGAAAAAAAATAAATGATGACCGCACCATAGTGGGTTCGTTGTCAAAAAAAGGTTCTGCGTTGCTTAATCTAGGTAGGTATGAAGAAGCCGTGGAAACTTATATCGAAGCTGCGCGCATAGAAGAAGGATTCTCACCCAATGGTCTAGAGAACACCTACCAAAGTATTGCAAAGGCATACGAGCGTTTACAAAGACCAGAAATGGTTTTAAAGTGGTATCACAAATCCCTGTCGGTAGCTCGGCAAAAATCAAATTCGCCATTTTTATATGGCCTTTCCTATAACCTTGCCAATTTCCATAAGAATATTGGTCGATTAGATAGCAGTCAGTACTATGTGGAGCAACTCATTGACGTGGATAATATTGACCCTTTGAGAAAAAAAGGAAGTTTACTTCTACTGGCAGACATCAATATAGAGCAGGGAAAACTTATTGAGGCCTCTAAAAGAATCGAAGAAGCGAGGCAGATCGATTGGCGTGGAAAAAAGGACCCAACAGCAATCAATACTCTCATGATTGAACAAAAGCTCTTTAGAGAAATGGGAGAATTTGAAAAAGCCGAAAAGATTCTGGATAACATGAAAACAGAATCAATTTCCCAGCCCGTTAGTACCCATTTACCACTATATCTTGAATATGTAGAGCTCTATCAATCTTGGGGGAAATATAAGCAGGCTTATGAGGTCTTTGAAACCTATACCCGAGCAAAAGATAGCCTAAAGGATTTAACGGATCTGGCCGTCATTCAAAACTCTCTAGATGCCTATGATCTTGAAAAAAAGGAGGCTTCCTTGAAGGAGACTATGGCTCAAAACGAGAGGTCGCGATATACGATAATTTGGCTTTCCATCATGGGAGCACTCATCATTATTGCCTTGTTGTTTGTCTATATGCGCTATCGTAAAAGCAAGAACAAAGCCTCACAATTAGAAGCACAAAACGCACAAATTAAGGCCTCGTTTAAAAAGTTACAGGAACAGCTCGCCAAGAAACAACAAGACGCTACAGCAGGAAGCATTCTTGTAAATTCTAAGCAAGTGGTAAAACTGGATCAACTGGAATATGTAAAAAGTGAAGGTCATTATCTTGACTATTTTGTATCAGATAATGAGAAGCCTATTACTGAAAGAAATACTTTAAAGGATAGGATCACAGAGCTGGAAACTAGTGGCTTCCTGCAGGTACATCGCTCCTTTGTCATCAATATTGAAAAAGTAAGATCTATTCAGTCTGGACTAGTCGTGATGGAAACTGGAAATCAGATTCCGCTATCGCGAACTTTTAAACAACGCCTTAAAGAAGAGCAGCATCCACTTTTTGCCTAG
- a CDS encoding T9SS type A sorting domain-containing protein, which produces MNKFLLASIAALFTWNLQAQFWSEVDSDFPTESTGISRFSIVDENVAWGIGYNGINPENNIQQFSKTTDAGSTWNAGSIGIGNTNLGIGDIAAIDGQTAFIAVYPRIAGQNGGIWKTEDGGGSWAKISQTEFTSSGSFPNTIHFFDTDNGVVTGDPVNGNWEIYTTADGGSTFTPVPAANIPAPQTNETGYLAQNTASGDSIWFTTSTGRIFHSTNRGLNWNVYQSPISDFGGSEVSGDISFADASKGILQTNAAILYSTTNAGQTWTQIVTSGTGTPYGDNIAYLPFTSYIVSVGSDPNFAGSSYSVNDGVTWVNIDTKQHVDVAFLNTSAGYSGGFTSDTNTTGVFKYVGDVLSAGDEFAFAKAISLYPNPTRNELNISGTDRVLNLELFNLSGQSLKVFQPSHSLSLEGLPTGLYLLKITTPLGMQSIPVLKN; this is translated from the coding sequence ATGAATAAATTTTTACTTGCAAGCATTGCTGCTCTTTTCACTTGGAACCTGCAGGCACAGTTCTGGAGTGAAGTCGATTCTGACTTCCCAACAGAATCCACCGGTATTTCAAGATTTAGCATCGTTGATGAAAATGTGGCTTGGGGAATAGGCTACAACGGCATTAATCCAGAAAACAACATCCAGCAGTTCTCTAAAACTACAGATGCTGGTTCCACCTGGAACGCGGGTTCCATCGGCATAGGAAATACCAATTTGGGAATAGGTGACATTGCTGCCATCGATGGCCAAACCGCTTTTATAGCGGTCTATCCCAGAATCGCTGGACAAAATGGTGGTATCTGGAAAACGGAAGATGGCGGCGGTAGCTGGGCTAAAATAAGCCAGACAGAGTTTACCTCTAGTGGCAGTTTTCCCAATACGATCCATTTTTTTGATACAGATAATGGCGTTGTCACTGGCGATCCTGTAAATGGCAATTGGGAGATTTACACCACTGCAGATGGTGGGTCGACCTTTACACCAGTTCCGGCCGCCAATATTCCTGCACCGCAAACTAATGAAACCGGATATCTGGCACAAAACACCGCCAGCGGCGACTCCATATGGTTTACGACGAGTACAGGCCGGATATTTCACTCCACAAACCGTGGTTTGAACTGGAATGTGTATCAGTCGCCCATTAGTGATTTTGGCGGCAGTGAAGTTTCTGGAGACATCAGTTTTGCAGATGCTTCAAAAGGGATTCTACAAACCAATGCCGCAATTTTATACAGTACGACAAATGCAGGCCAGACTTGGACACAGATAGTGACCAGCGGCACGGGAACGCCTTACGGCGACAACATTGCCTACCTTCCATTCACTTCCTATATTGTGAGTGTAGGCTCTGATCCTAATTTTGCAGGTAGCTCCTACTCTGTTAACGATGGCGTGACTTGGGTGAATATTGACACTAAACAGCACGTGGACGTTGCCTTTTTGAATACTTCGGCAGGTTATAGTGGTGGTTTTACCAGTGATACAAATACGACTGGTGTTTTCAAATATGTTGGAGATGTACTTAGTGCTGGTGATGAGTTCGCTTTCGCGAAAGCGATATCCCTTTATCCCAACCCTACAAGAAATGAGCTTAACATCTCTGGTACAGACCGTGTTTTGAATCTGGAATTGTTTAATTTAAGCGGTCAAAGCCTCAAGGTTTTCCAGCCTTCTCACAGCTTATCGCTGGAAGGTTTGCCTACAGGCTTATATCTATTGAAAATCACGACACCACTGGGAATGCAATCAATACCAGTCCTTAAAAATTAA
- the alr gene encoding alanine racemase: MESKGTRLEVDLAALAHNFQYLKSKIPAETLFMSVVKANAYGHGITTVARKLQDLGTDYFAVAYVEEGVEMRDAGITKPILVLHAQVHTLQQCIDRCLEPVIYSVEMLKAFIAFAKASSQKSYPIHLEFNTGLNRIGIDPDDLDKAIAIVKATDVIKVRGLQSHLAASEDLSEKDFTLKQIETFEDLCHKVEDQIGYQCLRHTDNTSGILNYDHSHYSMVRSGIGLYGYGNDLKFDAHLKPVASLKSNISQIRHIKKGESVSYNRSHKASQDMDYAVIALGHGDGINRIYGYGKSSMLVNGQWAPTLGIICMDMFMVDVTGVDCKPGDEVIIFDQTHPARDMAEKAGTISYELLTGIQKRVPRIYLND, encoded by the coding sequence ATGGAATCAAAAGGCACCAGACTGGAAGTAGATCTGGCGGCGCTCGCCCATAATTTTCAGTATTTAAAATCAAAAATTCCCGCCGAAACTCTTTTTATGAGCGTGGTCAAGGCAAACGCCTACGGCCATGGTATCACAACCGTTGCCCGTAAACTTCAAGATTTGGGAACCGATTATTTTGCGGTTGCTTATGTAGAAGAAGGTGTTGAGATGCGTGATGCCGGCATTACAAAGCCTATTCTGGTGCTGCACGCGCAGGTACACACCTTGCAGCAATGCATTGATCGCTGTCTGGAGCCGGTGATTTATAGCGTTGAGATGCTGAAAGCTTTTATCGCTTTCGCGAAAGCGAGTTCCCAAAAATCCTATCCTATTCATTTAGAATTCAATACGGGACTTAATCGTATAGGAATAGATCCTGACGACCTTGATAAAGCGATTGCTATTGTCAAAGCTACCGATGTAATAAAAGTTCGCGGACTGCAATCCCATCTTGCCGCCAGTGAAGATTTGAGCGAGAAAGATTTTACCCTCAAACAAATCGAGACCTTTGAAGATCTGTGCCATAAAGTAGAGGATCAAATAGGTTATCAATGCCTGCGACATACCGATAATACTAGCGGTATTCTCAATTATGACCACTCACATTACAGTATGGTACGTTCTGGAATAGGCCTCTATGGTTACGGGAATGACCTCAAGTTTGACGCTCACTTGAAACCAGTGGCTTCCCTTAAATCCAACATTTCCCAGATCAGACATATCAAAAAAGGAGAAAGCGTAAGTTACAATCGCAGCCACAAAGCTTCTCAGGACATGGACTATGCCGTTATCGCATTAGGCCACGGCGATGGTATCAACCGTATTTATGGTTATGGTAAATCAAGCATGTTGGTCAATGGTCAATGGGCGCCTACGCTAGGAATTATTTGTATGGATATGTTTATGGTAGACGTCACTGGAGTGGATTGTAAGCCAGGTGACGAGGTCATTATTTTTGATCAAACCCATCCGGCAAGAGACATGGCAGAAAAAGCAGGAACCATTTCCTACGAACTTTTAACAGGAATACAAAAACGAGTTCCTAGAATTTATTTAAACGACTAA
- a CDS encoding response regulator transcription factor encodes MIHSINEILVQEWTDKQLTVDHFKKELRSFLCLFKKLKPKGVLWLQEKFTLDIPNELHNWIEREILEPQYKYGLRRLAFTIPKDQEAHISIIDSFNKVNSIMQPRYFVCREKAMRFLLEGNYPEDKEKIAYEINRTIDATQITLEVHHRQLPHAIRHLDKLKEQFQFRIEHSEKFEQLTLREFEILKAICSGEVNREIAERLFLSESTIATHRKSIIKKLGIKSSNDWHQFGSAFL; translated from the coding sequence ATGATCCATTCGATAAACGAAATCCTCGTACAAGAATGGACTGATAAGCAATTGACTGTGGATCACTTTAAAAAAGAGCTGAGAAGCTTTCTTTGTCTGTTCAAAAAACTGAAACCGAAGGGTGTTTTATGGCTGCAAGAAAAGTTCACGCTGGATATTCCCAACGAATTGCATAATTGGATCGAGAGAGAAATTCTTGAACCCCAATACAAATACGGTCTACGCAGGCTTGCCTTTACCATTCCCAAGGATCAAGAGGCACATATCTCCATCATCGATTCCTTTAATAAGGTAAACAGCATCATGCAGCCCAGGTATTTCGTTTGCAGGGAAAAAGCCATGCGATTCCTGTTAGAAGGTAATTATCCCGAGGATAAAGAGAAGATCGCCTATGAAATCAATAGAACGATTGACGCCACCCAAATCACCTTAGAGGTGCATCACAGACAGTTGCCGCACGCCATTAGGCACCTGGATAAACTTAAAGAGCAGTTTCAGTTTAGGATAGAGCATTCAGAGAAGTTTGAGCAGTTGACCTTGAGGGAATTTGAAATCCTAAAGGCGATTTGCAGCGGCGAGGTGAACCGTGAGATCGCAGAGCGTCTCTTCTTATCAGAGTCCACTATAGCCACCCATAGGAAGTCCATCATTAAAAAGCTGGGCATCAAGTCCAGTAATGACTGGCATCAATTTGGCAGTGCTTTCTTGTAG
- a CDS encoding prolyl oligopeptidase family serine peptidase yields the protein MRFNNIYMAALGFVALAACKQENNEETAMAMTYPETKKVDTTDVYFGNEVADHYRWLEDDRSEETGEWVKAQNKVTQDYLSQIPYRDKINKRLTELWNYEKIGAPFIEGDYAYYYKNDGLQNQSVLYRYEKDADPSTASVFLDPNSFAADGTISLGGMSFTENGSKLAYAISTGGSDWRKIIVMDAATKEIIGDTIQDVKFSGLSWYKDEGIYYSSYDKPKGSELSAMTDQHKLYYHKLGTPQSEDKVIFGGTPDQKYRYIGGNVTDDQKLLIISASTSTNGGKLFMKRLDQPNAPLVTILDNFDTNTYVLHNDGDLLWLVTDYNAPNKRVVTTNISNPTPDNWVDLIPETDNVLSPSTGGGYIFAEYMVDAVSQIKQFNLDGTLVRDVELPGVGNVGGFGAKDEDKTLYYSFTNYVTPGSTYIYNIEKGTSELYRKPDIKFNPEEYESKQVFYTSKDGTQIPMIISYKKGMQKDGTNPTILYGYGGFNISLNPGFSVTRAAWMEMGGIYAVANLRGGGEYGKKWHDAGTKMQKQNVFDDFIAAAEYLKAEKYTSTEKLAIQGGSNGGLLVGATMTQRPDLAAVAIPQVGVLDMLRYNKFTAGAGWAYDYGTAEDNTEMFNYLKGYSPLHNVKEGTQYPATLITTGDHDDRVVPAHSFKFAAELQAKQAGNNPTLIRIETDAGHGAGKPTSKIIEEQTDIYGFTLYNMGYKELPQPVDDVKM from the coding sequence ATGAGATTTAATAACATCTATATGGCAGCTTTGGGTTTTGTGGCCCTAGCAGCTTGTAAGCAGGAAAACAATGAAGAAACGGCTATGGCAATGACCTATCCCGAAACTAAGAAAGTGGATACGACTGATGTGTATTTTGGCAATGAGGTAGCAGATCATTATCGCTGGTTGGAAGATGACCGTAGCGAGGAAACCGGTGAATGGGTCAAGGCACAAAATAAGGTCACACAGGATTATCTCTCACAAATTCCCTATCGCGACAAGATCAATAAGCGTCTTACTGAGTTGTGGAACTATGAGAAAATAGGCGCACCATTTATTGAAGGTGACTATGCCTATTATTATAAGAATGATGGTTTGCAAAACCAATCTGTTTTATACAGGTATGAAAAAGATGCAGACCCATCAACGGCGAGCGTTTTTCTTGATCCCAATAGTTTTGCAGCAGATGGTACCATATCATTGGGCGGCATGAGTTTTACTGAAAATGGCTCTAAACTTGCTTATGCCATCTCTACCGGCGGTAGTGACTGGCGCAAGATTATTGTGATGGATGCAGCAACTAAAGAAATTATAGGCGATACGATTCAGGATGTGAAGTTTTCTGGTCTTTCCTGGTATAAGGATGAAGGCATCTATTATTCCAGTTATGACAAGCCTAAAGGAAGTGAACTAAGCGCTATGACAGACCAGCACAAGCTGTATTACCATAAACTGGGAACCCCACAAAGTGAAGATAAAGTGATCTTTGGTGGTACTCCAGATCAAAAATACCGTTACATAGGTGGTAATGTTACAGACGATCAAAAGCTGCTGATTATTTCGGCAAGCACGAGTACAAATGGCGGTAAGCTGTTCATGAAACGTTTGGACCAGCCTAATGCGCCGCTGGTGACAATACTGGACAATTTTGATACAAACACTTATGTATTGCATAATGACGGTGATTTGCTATGGTTGGTAACTGACTACAATGCTCCCAACAAGCGCGTGGTCACGACGAATATCTCCAACCCAACTCCAGACAACTGGGTCGATTTGATTCCAGAAACAGATAATGTACTATCACCTTCTACCGGTGGCGGCTACATATTTGCAGAATATATGGTCGACGCGGTATCACAGATCAAGCAATTCAATCTGGACGGCACCTTAGTTCGCGATGTAGAGTTGCCTGGAGTAGGAAATGTAGGCGGTTTTGGTGCTAAGGATGAGGACAAGACTCTTTATTATTCCTTCACTAACTATGTGACACCTGGCAGCACTTACATCTATAATATAGAAAAAGGGACTTCAGAGTTATATCGCAAACCAGATATAAAATTCAACCCAGAAGAATATGAAAGCAAGCAGGTTTTCTATACTTCAAAGGACGGTACACAAATCCCTATGATCATCTCTTACAAAAAAGGAATGCAGAAGGATGGTACCAATCCTACCATTCTTTATGGCTATGGTGGCTTTAATATTTCACTCAATCCTGGTTTCTCTGTAACCCGAGCTGCATGGATGGAAATGGGCGGCATTTATGCCGTAGCCAACTTGCGTGGCGGTGGTGAATACGGTAAAAAATGGCACGATGCAGGTACTAAAATGCAAAAGCAAAATGTCTTTGATGACTTTATCGCTGCTGCAGAATACCTAAAAGCCGAAAAGTATACAAGCACAGAAAAGCTGGCCATTCAAGGTGGATCTAATGGTGGTTTGCTGGTCGGAGCAACTATGACGCAACGTCCGGACCTAGCTGCCGTTGCCATTCCACAAGTAGGTGTATTGGATATGTTACGCTATAATAAGTTCACCGCTGGTGCTGGTTGGGCTTATGACTATGGAACGGCAGAGGATAATACAGAAATGTTTAACTACCTTAAAGGCTACTCGCCTTTGCATAACGTTAAAGAAGGTACCCAGTACCCAGCAACCTTGATTACTACTGGTGATCATGACGATCGTGTGGTACCTGCACACTCCTTCAAGTTTGCGGCAGAGCTTCAAGCAAAACAAGCAGGCAACAACCCAACGCTAATACGCATTGAGACTGATGCTGGTCATGGCGCGGGAAAACCTACCAGTAAAATCATTGAAGAACAAACAGACATCTACGGTTTCACGCTCTACAACATGGGTTATAAGGAGTTACCACAACCTGTTGATGATGTAAAAATGTAA
- a CDS encoding ABC transporter ATP-binding protein, giving the protein MLQLVDIDFAFAKAKTLKNISLQLEQGAVVAVMGESGCGKSTLLNLIYGLLQPDIGKILWNGKELLGPDHHLVPGHPMMKYVPQEFNLMPYTTVFENVGEHLSIQLDDRGQTIHRLLEVVEMETYADRKVKTLSGGQKQRVAIAKALAQQPQLLLLDEPFSHVDNFRKNTLRRRLFKYLKEEKISALIATHDRDDVLSFTDETIIMRAGHIVDHRSTREVYHNPKDVYGATLFDDINVLPSGVMSNTKDLLLYPYQLEIANAGYETVVVNSYFKGDSYLIECKSAERTFWVKSQKELSNSSIVYLKIK; this is encoded by the coding sequence ATGCTGCAACTAGTTGATATTGATTTCGCTTTCGCGAAAGCGAAAACCCTCAAAAACATCTCCCTACAGTTGGAGCAAGGTGCTGTTGTTGCCGTCATGGGCGAGAGCGGCTGCGGGAAAAGCACTCTACTCAATCTCATTTATGGGCTCTTGCAGCCTGATATTGGTAAAATCCTGTGGAATGGCAAAGAATTACTGGGTCCAGACCATCATCTCGTTCCCGGTCATCCCATGATGAAATACGTACCGCAAGAGTTTAACCTTATGCCCTATACCACGGTATTTGAGAACGTGGGCGAGCACCTTTCCATACAACTGGATGATCGTGGACAAACTATCCACAGACTTTTAGAGGTCGTTGAAATGGAAACCTATGCAGACCGTAAGGTCAAAACTCTTTCTGGTGGTCAAAAGCAACGTGTCGCCATTGCCAAAGCACTGGCGCAACAACCACAGCTACTATTGCTTGACGAACCCTTCAGCCACGTGGATAATTTTAGGAAAAACACTTTAAGACGCAGACTTTTCAAATACTTGAAGGAAGAAAAAATTAGTGCTCTTATCGCGACACATGATCGCGATGATGTGCTTTCATTTACTGATGAAACCATCATTATGAGAGCTGGTCACATCGTAGATCATCGATCTACCAGGGAAGTGTACCATAACCCAAAAGACGTTTACGGAGCTACTTTGTTTGATGATATCAACGTGTTGCCATCTGGTGTGATGTCAAATACAAAAGATCTTTTGTTATATCCATATCAATTAGAGATCGCAAATGCTGGATATGAAACCGTAGTGGTCAATTCCTATTTCAAAGGCGATTCTTATTTGATTGAATGCAAGTCTGCAGAGCGTACATTTTGGGTAAAATCACAGAAGGAGCTCTCCAATTCTTCAATAGTTTATTTAAAAATCAAGTAG
- a CDS encoding thymidine kinase, with the protein MFLENTVNHEEQFGWIEVICGSMFSGKTEELIRRLKRAKFANQKVEIFKPAIDVRYDEEKVVSHDSNEIHSTPVPAAANIPLLATGCQVVGIDEAQFFDDEIVAVCNNLANRGIRVIVAGLDMDFKGNPFGPMPALMATAEYVTKVHAVCTRTGNLAQYSYRKSSDESVVVLGEHQEYEPLSRGAYYKAMLSSKVKDIPVKDAQEIKNKTGS; encoded by the coding sequence ATGTTTCTAGAAAATACAGTTAATCATGAGGAGCAATTCGGCTGGATCGAGGTGATTTGCGGCTCCATGTTTTCTGGAAAAACAGAAGAATTGATTCGCAGGTTAAAACGCGCCAAATTTGCCAATCAAAAAGTTGAAATCTTCAAGCCCGCTATAGACGTGCGGTATGATGAAGAAAAAGTGGTCTCTCACGATTCCAATGAGATTCATTCCACTCCAGTTCCCGCGGCAGCAAACATACCATTGCTCGCTACCGGTTGCCAAGTAGTAGGAATAGATGAGGCACAATTTTTTGATGATGAGATCGTCGCCGTTTGCAACAACCTGGCAAATCGAGGCATACGCGTGATTGTGGCCGGCCTGGATATGGATTTTAAAGGCAATCCCTTTGGCCCTATGCCTGCGCTAATGGCTACGGCAGAGTATGTGACTAAGGTCCATGCCGTTTGCACTCGCACCGGTAATCTTGCACAATATAGCTACCGCAAATCAAGTGACGAGAGCGTTGTGGTTCTAGGTGAACATCAAGAATATGAACCCTTGAGCCGTGGCGCATATTACAAGGCCATGCTTTCTAGCAAGGTCAAGGATATTCCTGTCAAAGATGCACAGGAAATCAAAAACAAAACAGGATCCTAA
- a CDS encoding aspartate-semialdehyde dehydrogenase — MKIAVVGVTGMVGQVMLKVLEERNLEITELIPVASEKSVGTEIVFKGKPYKVVSMQDAIDMKPAIALFSAGGGVSLENAPKFAAVGTTVIDNSSAWRMEADKKLVVPEINADQLTTNDKIIANPNCSTIQLVMALAPLHKKYGIKRLVISTYQSITGTGVKAVEQLENEYTNTKGAMAYPYQIHRNALPHCDVFEENGYTKEELKLVRETQKILDDKTIAVTATAVRIPVVGGHSESVNVEFHNDFTESEVRAILADTDGVTVQDNTDVNLYPMPLMAHGKDDVFVGRIRRDHSAPNALNMWIVADNLRKGAATNAVQIAEYLIKNELVSA; from the coding sequence ATGAAAATAGCTGTTGTGGGCGTTACCGGCATGGTAGGTCAAGTGATGCTCAAGGTTCTAGAAGAACGCAATCTTGAAATAACGGAATTGATTCCTGTAGCATCAGAGAAATCTGTAGGTACTGAAATTGTTTTTAAGGGCAAACCCTATAAGGTGGTGAGCATGCAGGATGCTATTGACATGAAACCAGCTATTGCATTATTTTCTGCTGGTGGTGGCGTGAGTCTAGAAAACGCTCCCAAATTTGCAGCAGTAGGTACGACCGTTATCGATAACTCCAGCGCATGGCGCATGGAAGCAGATAAGAAATTGGTTGTTCCTGAAATCAACGCAGACCAGCTTACCACAAACGACAAGATCATTGCAAACCCTAACTGTTCAACCATACAACTGGTAATGGCACTTGCGCCTTTGCACAAAAAGTATGGTATTAAAAGATTGGTGATATCTACCTATCAGTCTATTACGGGTACAGGTGTCAAAGCCGTGGAACAATTGGAAAATGAATACACCAATACTAAAGGTGCCATGGCATATCCATACCAGATCCACAGGAATGCACTACCGCATTGTGATGTTTTTGAAGAAAATGGATATACTAAAGAAGAACTCAAACTGGTACGAGAAACACAAAAGATTCTAGACGATAAAACCATTGCCGTGACAGCAACTGCAGTAAGAATACCAGTAGTTGGTGGTCATTCAGAATCTGTGAATGTAGAATTTCACAACGACTTTACAGAATCTGAAGTACGCGCCATCCTCGCAGATACTGACGGTGTTACTGTACAGGACAATACAGATGTCAACTTATATCCTATGCCACTCATGGCACACGGGAAAGATGACGTTTTTGTGGGACGAATAAGACGAGACCATTCTGCGCCTAACGCGCTCAATATGTGGATCGTTGCAGATAACCTGAGAAAAGGTGCTGCTACCAATGCTGTGCAGATAGCCGAGTATTTGATCAAAAACGAACTAGTAAGCGCCTAA
- the mscL gene encoding large conductance mechanosensitive channel protein MscL: protein MLKEFKNFIMTGNVIDLAVAVLLAGATALVVNGFVKLIMMPIVGHFTGGTDFSEFKVVLSEAVVAADGTIEVPENAILYGEWINTIINLIIVGFVLFMIVKAYNKTKKKEEPAPEAPKGPTQEELLIEIRDAIKAQN, encoded by the coding sequence ATGCTTAAAGAGTTCAAAAACTTTATTATGACAGGAAATGTCATAGATCTAGCCGTTGCCGTATTGCTTGCTGGCGCGACCGCACTTGTCGTAAACGGATTTGTAAAGCTTATCATGATGCCTATCGTTGGGCACTTTACGGGTGGAACCGACTTTTCAGAATTCAAAGTAGTCCTAAGTGAAGCTGTGGTAGCTGCAGACGGTACTATTGAGGTGCCAGAAAACGCCATTCTTTATGGAGAATGGATCAATACAATCATCAACTTGATCATTGTAGGCTTTGTTTTATTTATGATCGTGAAGGCTTATAACAAAACCAAAAAGAAAGAAGAGCCAGCTCCTGAGGCACCAAAAGGTCCTACTCAAGAAGAATTGCTTATAGAAATAAGAGATGCCATCAAGGCGCAAAACTAA